In one Pseudarthrobacter sp. NBSH8 genomic region, the following are encoded:
- the nusB gene encoding transcription antitermination factor NusB, producing the protein MSARGKARNRALDVLFEAEQRSVSAFDVLRSRRELTDQIVNPYTLEIVEGVVSQQSAIDEFLETYSQGWTLERMPSVDRIILRIGTWELLYNDDVPDGVAVSEAVALSKTLSTDESPSFINGLLGRLQQLKPSLLA; encoded by the coding sequence GTGAGCGCACGCGGTAAGGCCCGTAACAGGGCGCTGGACGTTCTCTTCGAAGCTGAGCAGCGCTCGGTTTCCGCTTTTGATGTACTCAGGTCCCGGCGCGAACTGACGGACCAGATCGTGAACCCGTACACCCTGGAAATCGTGGAGGGCGTCGTCTCACAGCAGAGCGCCATCGACGAATTTCTCGAGACCTATTCCCAGGGTTGGACGTTGGAACGTATGCCTTCGGTGGACCGCATTATCCTGCGGATCGGCACCTGGGAACTGTTGTACAACGATGACGTTCCCGACGGCGTCGCCGTCAGTGAGGCAGTGGCGCTGTCCAAGACGCTCTCAACGGATGAATCGCCGTCGTTCATTAACGGCCTCCTCGGCCGGTTGCAACAGCTGAAGCCCTCCCTGCTCGCCTGA
- a CDS encoding GntR family transcriptional regulator has product MQKASKGPRAGSRPDDQTGPRRTGRAVSREVLADHVYAELLASLMDGRLTPGAVVSIDGTARELDVSPTPVREALARLEHTGMVRRVALKGYRVAPVFTREDFAELMEARLAIEPVNARLACERINQRGLAELEQAVEDLKSAPRGPSFADFKDYLEADERFHQLIAQQTGNQFMEAAYSALGGQVQRFRLFGGVGITDAEHAIAEHQAVLDAVTAGDPDKAAAAMADHVRRVRSRAIADAPEG; this is encoded by the coding sequence ATGCAAAAAGCGTCCAAAGGCCCCCGCGCCGGCAGCAGGCCAGATGACCAGACCGGCCCCCGCAGGACTGGCCGGGCGGTGAGCCGCGAGGTGCTGGCGGACCACGTTTATGCGGAGCTCCTGGCCTCCCTTATGGATGGCCGGCTGACGCCCGGTGCCGTGGTCAGCATTGACGGGACGGCCCGCGAGTTGGACGTTTCGCCCACCCCGGTCCGCGAGGCCCTGGCGCGGCTTGAGCACACCGGGATGGTCCGGAGGGTGGCGCTGAAAGGCTACCGCGTGGCTCCCGTTTTCACCCGGGAGGATTTTGCAGAGCTGATGGAGGCCCGGCTGGCAATCGAGCCTGTCAACGCCCGACTGGCCTGTGAACGCATCAACCAGCGTGGCCTCGCCGAGCTCGAACAGGCCGTCGAGGACTTGAAATCCGCACCGCGGGGGCCTTCGTTTGCCGACTTCAAGGACTACCTCGAAGCGGACGAGCGGTTCCACCAGCTGATTGCACAGCAGACCGGAAACCAGTTTATGGAGGCCGCATACTCGGCCCTCGGGGGACAGGTCCAACGGTTCCGCCTTTTCGGCGGCGTGGGCATTACGGATGCCGAGCACGCCATCGCGGAACACCAGGCAGTCCTGGACGCCGTTACCGCCGGGGACCCGGACAAGGCGGCGGCAGCCATGGCGGACCATGTCCGCAGGGTCCGTTCCCGGGCCATTGCCGACGCCCCGGAAGGCTAA
- a CDS encoding tetratricopeptide repeat protein — MQGNVEGTSDWPEAGFPGIRISPESLLPEIVNEDACREALAASTDPSDQIFVLIVEGHAAEAAELLAEARFKDPESFRLRTFEAEVLRVTHRTDRALDLFRQLLAEFHGTDREAAVLQHLGKTQYAAGHTSAAVEAFSRALDLRVAQSADAAQIYSSTVALQRARDVLDLAC; from the coding sequence ATGCAGGGCAACGTGGAGGGCACCAGCGACTGGCCCGAGGCTGGCTTCCCCGGAATCAGGATCAGCCCGGAGTCCCTGCTGCCGGAGATCGTCAACGAGGATGCCTGCCGCGAGGCCCTGGCGGCATCCACGGACCCGTCGGACCAGATCTTCGTCCTGATCGTGGAGGGACATGCGGCGGAGGCGGCCGAGCTGCTTGCGGAGGCCCGCTTCAAAGACCCAGAGTCCTTCCGCCTTCGCACGTTCGAAGCCGAGGTGCTGCGCGTCACTCACCGCACGGACCGCGCCCTTGACCTGTTCCGCCAGCTGCTCGCGGAGTTCCACGGAACTGACCGTGAAGCCGCGGTCCTGCAACATCTGGGCAAGACCCAGTACGCCGCCGGACACACGTCCGCAGCGGTGGAAGCCTTTTCCCGTGCACTGGATCTTCGGGTCGCGCAATCGGCTGATGCGGCACAGATTTACTCGTCCACCGTGGCGCTTCAGCGGGCGCGCGATGTGCTGGATCTTGCCTGCTGA
- the efp gene encoding elongation factor P → MATTNDIKNGTVLKLEGQLWNIIEFQHVKPGKGGAFVRTKMRNVMSGKVVDKTFNAGLKIETATVDRRDYQYLYQDGADFVFMDTSDFDQLTVSGATVGDATNFMLENQMVNIAIHEGNPLYIELPPSVVLEITYTEPGLQGDRSSAGTKPATLETGYEIQVPLFVENNTKVKVDTRDGSYLGRVSE, encoded by the coding sequence GTGGCAACCACTAACGACATCAAGAACGGAACGGTCCTTAAGCTCGAGGGCCAGCTCTGGAACATCATCGAATTCCAGCACGTCAAGCCCGGCAAAGGTGGCGCGTTTGTGCGGACCAAGATGCGGAACGTGATGTCCGGCAAAGTTGTAGACAAGACGTTCAACGCCGGCCTTAAGATCGAGACCGCCACGGTTGACCGCCGCGACTACCAGTACCTGTACCAGGACGGCGCCGACTTCGTGTTTATGGACACCTCGGACTTCGACCAGCTCACGGTCTCCGGCGCCACTGTTGGCGACGCCACGAACTTCATGCTGGAGAACCAGATGGTGAACATCGCCATCCACGAAGGCAACCCGCTGTACATTGAGCTTCCGCCCAGCGTTGTCCTGGAAATCACGTACACCGAGCCTGGCCTGCAGGGCGACCGCTCGTCCGCCGGCACCAAGCCCGCAACGCTGGAAACGGGCTACGAGATCCAGGTTCCGCTGTTCGTCGAGAACAACACCAAGGTCAAGGTCGATACTCGCGACGGCAGCTACCTTGGCCGGGTCAGCGAGTAG